The genomic window GCATCATACTATCGGATGTACACTGTGTTGAGGACGAGGTCAGCATTCCGAAGATATTCATCTACGGTAGCAGTATTGTTTCATTCTCCCTGTCAGAGCGGGAGATCAGCCTGGAAGGACTCGCCAAGGAACTCGAGAAGCAGTTCCCGCCAGGTGGTGTGAGATACTTCGCCGACACACAAGTCGTAGTCGTAATGAACAAGGTACGGATTACTAAGGATGGAGTAGAAGGTTCGGGACCGCTCTACGAGAGAGTCTCTGAAGTGGTCAAGAAGTGGATGGAAGAACACGGTCTCGCTTAGCAGCATGATGAGGCCCACATCCGAGCACTCTCCACTCAGTCTTGACTAGGTCGACCTACTCTACTCGGTGCTGTTCTGCCTACAGGATTCGCTTCAGACCCAACTCATCAAGACTCTTCACAGGTTCCTCCTTCGCTGCCTCTGTCCTGCGGGGCATTGACTGTCGATCAATTGGCTTGAGGCGCTCCTCCCACGCCACTCTCGAACTTGTCGGGAACTTGCCTATGCTCCGGGCGTCGGCCCTTATCCGAGCTGTGTCAATGGAACCACCGGACTGATGACTGAGGAGCCCGAGGTCGGCAAGTCGTCTTCTGCTTGGTGAAGTGGGGGTCATCTCATCCTTCGCCCTAGGCAACAGCTGCGGGCTCTTGACTCCGGTGAGAATCAGCATCACACGCAGCATACCATTGAGTCGCGGGTCAACCCTTGCACCCCATATCACCGTCGCATCTGAACACATCTTGCTTGAGACAAGTTCTCCAACCTTGTTGGCTTCTGCAAGTGACATGTCGGCACCACCTGTGATGTGAATGAGCGCGCCGGTCGCTCCAGCCCATTCCACCTCAAGTAGTGGGCTGTTGAGTGCGTTCTTTATGGCATTGGCCGCCCGCTCCTCGCCCGAGGCCTCACCCAAGCCAACCAATGCAACACCCCCATTGCATATTATGGAGCGCACGTCTGCGTAGTCGAGGTTGATTAGGCTCGGCATCGTGATTGTCTCAGTGATACCCTTCACCATGGATGCCAAGACCTCGTCTGCAACACCAAATGCTTCCTCGATAGGGAGGTCAGGGACAAGGTCCATGAGCTTCTGATTGTCGATCACCACCACAGTGTCAGCGAACT from Candidatus Thorarchaeota archaeon includes these protein-coding regions:
- a CDS encoding Lsm family RNA-binding protein; the encoded protein is MSEVAAMRAFNRELAAVVGATVNVTTNVGKTYTGTLKGIDQNTLSIILSDVHCVEDEVSIPKIFIYGSSIVSFSLSEREISLEGLAKELEKQFPPGGVRYFADTQVVVVMNKVRITKDGVEGSGPLYERVSEVVKKWMEEHGLA
- the ftsZ gene encoding cell division protein FtsZ, whose product is MDSAREHGSSERLPTGARDVGQARIVVIGCGGAGNNTVKRLMTIGVQGAECVAINTDRQHLAVTTAHRKLLIGERITRGLGTGGYPHVGQAAAEESSPQLTELLRDADLVFVTCGMGGGTGTGSAPVVAEIAKKNDAIVVGVVTMPFALERTRIDKAKAGLLKLQEFADTVVVIDNQKLMDLVPDLPIEEAFGVADEVLASMVKGITETITMPSLINLDYADVRSIICNGGVALVGLGEASGEERAANAIKNALNSPLLEVEWAGATGALIHITGGADMSLAEANKVGELVSSKMCSDATVIWGARVDPRLNGMLRVMLILTGVKSPQLLPRAKDEMTPTSPSRRRLADLGLLSHQSGGSIDTARIRADARSIGKFPTSSRVAWEERLKPIDRQSMPRRTEAAKEEPVKSLDELGLKRIL